From one Agathobaculum sp. NTUH-O15-33 genomic stretch:
- a CDS encoding sporulation initiation factor Spo0A C-terminal domain-containing protein encodes MEEPKRIIRVLLAERDDEFRRIVATAMEQCGWIDLIASVKDGAEALRITLEKRPDVVVLDAMLAQLDGVTIAALLKKERLPIDVVLLTFFVSPQFSLDCHYLKVAAVLQKPLLTQTILTRLEVLRDSKGQQQERDQELLWQKSVVKMMHVLGIPQGTKGYLYINRAILYDLMHEGAASNITKQIYPELAAKFDNKPENVERVIRNAIEKIVEKGNRELLEEYFGPVSTWKKGHPTNAAFIARASELLRQGEIDQMLQTD; translated from the coding sequence ATGGAAGAGCCTAAGAGGATCATCCGTGTGCTGCTCGCGGAGCGTGATGACGAATTTCGAAGAATCGTGGCGACGGCAATGGAGCAGTGCGGCTGGATTGATCTGATCGCATCTGTGAAGGATGGCGCGGAAGCGCTGCGCATCACATTGGAAAAGCGGCCGGATGTTGTCGTTCTCGACGCGATGCTGGCGCAGCTGGACGGCGTGACAATCGCGGCGCTCCTGAAGAAAGAACGGCTGCCGATCGACGTTGTACTGCTGACGTTTTTCGTCAGCCCGCAATTCAGCCTTGACTGCCACTATTTGAAAGTAGCCGCCGTTTTACAAAAGCCCTTGCTAACGCAAACCATTTTAACGCGGCTGGAAGTGCTGCGGGACAGCAAGGGCCAGCAGCAGGAACGGGATCAAGAATTGCTTTGGCAGAAAAGCGTGGTCAAAATGATGCATGTGCTTGGCATTCCGCAGGGAACCAAGGGCTACCTTTACATCAATAGAGCGATCCTTTATGATTTGATGCATGAAGGCGCGGCAAGCAACATCACCAAGCAGATATATCCCGAACTGGCCGCGAAGTTCGATAATAAGCCGGAAAACGTGGAACGCGTCATTCGCAACGCCATAGAAAAGATCGTGGAAAAAGGCAATCGGGAACTGCTGGAAGAGTATTTTGGCCCGGTATCGACTTGGAAAAAGGGCCATCCGACAAACGCCGCATTTATCGCCCGCGCTTCCGAGCTGCTGCGGCAGGGTGAAATAGACCAAATGCTGCAAACAGATTGA
- a CDS encoding S-layer homology domain-containing protein, whose protein sequence is MKPVGKKLVSLLLSACLLTGTAPALAVNDTLQSAPDTDVTDQYQTANDTTDHSELVTYNAEIDDPRELIVKNDMGATITYKNAPKKDSTAWEKAGFTHNGNTVWQSSNVKGYSTLAFQTDKPCYIVYDYTLASANSSSLSHKATTSLDKTSASLTKVPKAARVDYADESALSTAEWQTTVMELTAKNPVLWLEHSSSDIDTNPLKRSYISNIQIYETLDDLPDAYKATVNFTFNTAHGYVDSKYTQARDAHAEKLVQPTSMTVPLYSYFTLYFRTEFASVNGWSVTDAENAVLKTSDSYSLYWTVEQPGSYTATLDSKLFSPGPERMELLTWDSDVNSWSSVSGDDNVADYEGYWWDQAYETDKNRQWRIQVTKGAAAYENLSVTDNGQPVTLDADGCYDLIPGNDTHAIAFHFQQAGADDLVRTVMLWPTIRFDQAWSYPETVTIGPDDPMQLYWGNQYPFQFNAEKSTPDRTVFTTTNQDAYLGTSYMNVQTKQTGLLSFDYMVDGSDRNDLVIKDDDTGAEFVRVNGKKGWTHVEIPIEVSPSSPEDTGKYIYIEYINWDGDTVPNSYAALSNLQYEVGTKSITLNISEGGTVNGLNTGSNTVELGKTITLTATPNGNNQFLGWLDAENNLLSAEATYSFVAREDQSITALFADPGGSIAQAGLNLYDSLPEAFEALSQTGGTVRLLHDYTLPENITVPAGVTLLIPYAQTDTGYNASTGYNPDGTETKPNTGVSPNAKRFCTLTVPADKTLTINGSVLINAVTGRPAAGHYDMDVTGGFAQINLAGSIDVSSGGLLDVCGYIKGSGTVTALPGGEIRDLYVVRNWRGGSQAFEVFPEVYPMNQVDMHNIEAKTVIQAGGSLTGTVKMNASGSYYYTRFPQVDPKNGLIRQHTGSVVKTYDPNTDREKLVLSGGGSIESSTLEIVGMDLSTSSFLYPIDGDMDFILTSGAWTVNERLKFMPGASITVADGASLTVSDKTAKSGAANQMVLYDSFQPEDPKNTSTTAYPKDRGPSILTLQGGAALTLSGAFGGAVQVDGTATADKPVRIATAPNTTMTVTTLEANGYCNGTRELTFPATLNGLAMTADEAYKCYFENGTLVLKTKAEQGFEDACARLDAAAYADTSVAGEEALAAYVKGLAETAVNDRSIAVTVTQVSYTAPVGGTSEKPEGVNGSYTFTSSLAAGGKSYTAAQKTIAVLAEPYHRPSSGGSGGGGGGNTNTSKGDTTTGADGSVTTTVTDPTTGTVTETTKSTDGSTTVTETQKDGTITETVKEKDGSTSETVTKPDGSVTAKTETASGIKSEASVTADGTAEAEATVPAKAIPQDQPLSIETPAGSITLPPETLSTVASAKELLLSVSVTPAANDSAGNVATIRLSVKADGKAVTGLGSITLRVPVGKLLIPDTRTPLADGKTAASVQVTQPSLIVRADGTLLPGAYVTGDTLVVTLTGDATLTLSENAKDFSDVPADHWAHTAVAFATARELFSGTGERTFSPGSDMTRAMLMTVLARLDGQDVSGGATYYEKAMVWAQSAGISDGKNALSPITREQLAAMLYRYAGSPAVNDAALSFADAAQASSYAGSALRWAVDEGLLTGKPGGLLDPKASATRAEVSAILMRYLVQ, encoded by the coding sequence AAGGGGTATTCCACCCTTGCTTTCCAAACGGACAAGCCCTGCTATATTGTTTATGATTATACGCTGGCTTCCGCCAACTCTTCTAGCCTTTCACATAAGGCAACCACAAGTTTGGATAAAACATCGGCCAGCTTAACAAAAGTTCCAAAGGCCGCACGAGTGGATTATGCAGACGAATCGGCATTATCCACCGCAGAGTGGCAGACTACCGTTATGGAGCTTACCGCGAAGAATCCCGTGCTATGGCTTGAGCATTCTTCTAGTGATATTGATACCAATCCTTTAAAACGTTCCTATATTTCAAACATTCAAATTTATGAGACGCTTGACGACCTGCCGGACGCCTATAAAGCGACTGTAAATTTTACTTTTAATACTGCCCATGGCTATGTTGACTCTAAATATACGCAGGCAAGAGACGCCCATGCAGAGAAGCTTGTACAGCCGACTTCCATGACGGTTCCTCTGTATTCGTACTTCACATTATATTTTCGGACCGAGTTTGCCTCTGTAAACGGTTGGTCTGTCACGGATGCCGAAAACGCCGTATTAAAGACCAGCGATTCCTACAGCCTTTACTGGACTGTGGAGCAGCCCGGCTCCTATACCGCTACACTCGACTCCAAACTATTCTCTCCCGGCCCGGAGCGCATGGAACTTCTGACTTGGGACAGCGACGTGAACAGCTGGTCCTCGGTCAGCGGCGACGATAACGTGGCCGACTACGAAGGCTATTGGTGGGATCAAGCCTACGAAACTGATAAGAACCGTCAGTGGCGCATACAGGTCACCAAGGGCGCGGCCGCATACGAAAATCTGTCCGTGACCGACAACGGACAGCCCGTTACGCTCGACGCGGACGGGTGCTACGACCTAATTCCGGGGAACGATACACACGCCATCGCCTTTCATTTTCAGCAGGCAGGCGCGGACGACCTTGTTCGTACCGTTATGCTCTGGCCCACAATTCGCTTTGATCAGGCATGGAGCTATCCGGAAACCGTGACCATCGGCCCGGACGACCCCATGCAACTATATTGGGGCAACCAGTATCCCTTCCAGTTTAATGCTGAAAAAAGCACACCCGACCGCACGGTCTTCACAACTACCAATCAGGACGCGTACCTCGGCACCTCTTACATGAACGTTCAAACGAAACAGACCGGCCTTCTGTCCTTCGATTATATGGTCGACGGCAGTGATCGAAACGATCTAGTCATAAAGGATGACGATACGGGTGCAGAATTCGTCAGAGTCAACGGTAAAAAGGGCTGGACGCACGTAGAAATACCGATTGAGGTTTCCCCTTCCAGCCCGGAAGATACTGGGAAATATATTTACATTGAATATATCAACTGGGATGGGGACACGGTACCCAATTCCTATGCCGCGTTATCAAACCTCCAGTATGAAGTCGGCACCAAGAGTATTACGCTAAACATCTCCGAAGGTGGAACGGTGAACGGCCTAAACACCGGCTCAAACACAGTGGAGCTGGGCAAAACCATAACGCTTACCGCCACCCCTAACGGCAACAACCAATTTCTCGGCTGGTTGGACGCGGAAAACAATCTGCTATCCGCTGAAGCCACCTATTCTTTTGTCGCGCGAGAGGATCAATCCATTACCGCCTTATTCGCCGATCCCGGCGGAAGCATTGCACAGGCGGGCCTGAACCTTTACGACAGCTTACCCGAAGCGTTTGAAGCGCTTTCACAAACCGGCGGTACCGTGCGCCTGCTGCACGATTATACGCTGCCGGAAAATATCACGGTGCCCGCGGGCGTAACCCTTCTAATTCCTTACGCCCAAACCGACACCGGCTACAATGCTTCCACCGGCTATAATCCGGACGGCACCGAAACCAAGCCGAACACCGGTGTTTCACCGAACGCCAAGCGGTTTTGCACGTTAACGGTCCCCGCCGATAAAACGCTCACCATCAACGGCTCGGTACTGATCAACGCCGTAACAGGCCGGCCCGCGGCGGGACACTACGATATGGATGTGACCGGCGGCTTTGCGCAGATCAACCTTGCGGGCAGCATAGACGTTTCGTCCGGCGGCTTATTGGACGTATGCGGCTATATAAAAGGCAGCGGCACCGTCACCGCTCTGCCCGGCGGCGAGATACGCGACCTGTATGTGGTACGCAACTGGCGCGGCGGTTCGCAGGCCTTCGAGGTATTCCCCGAGGTTTATCCGATGAATCAGGTGGATATGCATAACATCGAGGCGAAGACCGTGATTCAGGCGGGCGGCAGCCTGACCGGCACAGTGAAAATGAACGCTTCCGGCAGCTACTATTACACCCGATTTCCGCAGGTCGATCCGAAAAACGGCTTAATCCGGCAACATACCGGATCGGTCGTCAAGACCTATGACCCGAATACGGACCGTGAAAAACTAGTGCTTTCCGGCGGCGGTTCGATCGAGTCCAGCACACTCGAGATCGTCGGCATGGATCTGAGCACCTCCAGCTTCCTTTACCCCATTGACGGCGATATGGATTTTATTCTGACTTCCGGTGCGTGGACGGTAAACGAGCGTCTAAAATTTATGCCGGGTGCAAGCATCACCGTGGCGGACGGCGCTTCGCTGACCGTTTCTGATAAAACCGCAAAATCCGGCGCCGCCAATCAAATGGTGCTGTATGACAGCTTCCAGCCCGAGGATCCCAAGAACACCAGCACAACAGCCTACCCCAAGGATCGCGGTCCGTCCATATTGACGCTTCAGGGTGGCGCGGCGCTCACCCTCTCAGGCGCGTTCGGCGGTGCGGTGCAAGTGGACGGCACCGCTACGGCGGACAAGCCGGTACGTATTGCCACCGCGCCGAACACCACTATGACAGTGACGACGCTTGAAGCCAACGGTTACTGTAACGGTACCCGCGAGCTCACCTTCCCGGCAACGCTGAACGGCCTTGCTATGACAGCGGATGAAGCCTATAAGTGCTATTTTGAAAACGGCACGCTTGTGCTGAAAACCAAAGCCGAGCAGGGGTTCGAGGACGCGTGCGCCCGATTGGACGCGGCCGCTTACGCGGACACCTCGGTTGCCGGCGAGGAGGCGCTCGCCGCCTATGTCAAGGGCCTTGCGGAGACCGCGGTCAATGACAGATCGATCGCCGTCACCGTTACGCAGGTATCCTATACCGCGCCGGTGGGCGGTACTTCCGAAAAGCCGGAAGGGGTAAACGGCAGCTATACCTTTACTTCTTCCCTTGCCGCGGGCGGAAAATCCTACACCGCCGCACAGAAAACCATTGCCGTGCTGGCCGAGCCCTATCACCGTCCGAGCAGCGGCGGTTCCGGCGGCGGTGGCGGCGGCAATACCAACACCTCCAAAGGCGATACGACGACAGGGGCGGACGGTTCCGTCACTACGACGGTCACCGATCCAACCACCGGCACAGTTACCGAGACCACGAAATCTACGGACGGCTCCACAACAGTAACGGAGACCCAAAAGGACGGCACCATAACCGAAACCGTCAAGGAAAAGGACGGCTCGACCAGCGAAACCGTAACAAAGCCCGATGGTTCCGTTACCGCCAAGACGGAGACCGCTTCCGGTATCAAATCCGAAGCAAGCGTTACAGCGGACGGCACGGCCGAAGCGGAGGCCACCGTTCCCGCAAAAGCGATCCCACAGGACCAGCCGCTTTCCATTGAAACCCCGGCAGGCTCGATCACGCTGCCGCCCGAAACGCTCAGCACGGTGGCAAGCGCGAAGGAGCTATTACTCTCCGTGTCGGTCACGCCTGCCGCAAACGATTCAGCGGGAAATGTCGCCACCATCCGCCTATCCGTAAAGGCGGACGGCAAAGCCGTTACCGGCCTTGGCAGTATCACGCTGCGCGTACCGGTCGGCAAGCTGCTGATCCCCGACACCCGCACGCCGCTGGCGGACGGCAAGACCGCCGCAAGCGTGCAGGTTACGCAGCCCTCGTTGATCGTAAGGGCGGACGGCACGCTGCTGCCCGGTGCCTATGTCACAGGCGACACACTGGTCGTCACCCTGACGGGCGACGCCACGCTGACCCTTTCGGAGAACGCAAAGGACTTTTCCGATGTGCCCGCGGATCACTGGGCGCACACCGCCGTTGCCTTTGCCACGGCGCGCGAGCTGTTCAGCGGCACCGGCGAACGCACGTTCAGTCCCGGCAGCGACATGACGCGCGCCATGCTGATGACCGTTTTAGCGCGTCTGGACGGGCAAGACGTATCCGGCGGCGCGACCTACTACGAAAAAGCCATGGTATGGGCGCAAAGCGCAGGGATATCGGACGGTAAGAACGCCCTTTCCCCCATCACCCGCGAACAGCTCGCCGCCATGCTGTACCGCTACGCGGGCAGCCCGGCCGTAAACGATGCGGCGCTGTCCTTTGCGGATGCGGCGCAGGCGTCCTCTTATGCCGGAAGCGCGCTGCGCTGGGCCGTGGACGAGGGCCTGCTCACCGGCAAGCCCGGTGGCCTGCTCGACCCCAAGGCTTCCGCCACGCGCGCCGAGGTATCCGCCATCCTGATGCGGTATCTGGTCCAATAA
- a CDS encoding YitT family protein, translating to MKKKRGAAAMGQTDKPAEKRAAQTHAGREMAKRLALVILASVLMAMNIKSFVEAGGLFPGGFNGLTLLIQRSAQQFAGITLSFTLINFLLNAVPAVISFRLIGKRFTIYSCLMIVLTSVLTDLIPSMPLTNDVLLVCIFGGLINGFAISLCLLGRATSGGTDFIAVALSERLNIDAWNYILVGNAVMLGIAGVLFGWDKALYSIIFQFASTQVVHMINPRYKRTTLFIISDRAAQVYENIKDTTHHGATLFRGTGLYNGTERDMIYSVISGDQVKRITKQVREIDPHAFINILKTDQVAGNFYQRPHD from the coding sequence ATGAAAAAGAAGCGAGGTGCGGCGGCAATGGGACAAACGGATAAACCGGCGGAAAAACGTGCGGCGCAGACGCATGCCGGGCGGGAAATGGCAAAGCGTCTGGCGCTTGTGATCTTGGCCAGCGTGCTCATGGCGATGAACATCAAAAGCTTTGTGGAAGCGGGCGGCCTATTCCCGGGCGGATTTAACGGCCTGACGCTGCTGATCCAGCGCAGCGCGCAGCAATTCGCGGGCATTACCCTTTCGTTTACGCTGATTAATTTTTTGCTCAACGCGGTGCCCGCGGTTATCAGCTTCCGGCTGATCGGCAAGCGCTTCACCATTTATTCCTGCCTGATGATCGTGCTGACCAGCGTGTTGACCGACCTGATCCCTTCCATGCCGCTGACCAACGACGTGCTGCTCGTCTGTATTTTCGGCGGCTTGATCAACGGGTTTGCGATCAGCCTGTGTCTGCTGGGCCGGGCGACGAGCGGCGGCACGGATTTTATCGCGGTGGCGCTTTCGGAACGCCTGAATATTGATGCTTGGAATTATATTTTAGTCGGCAACGCGGTGATGCTTGGCATTGCCGGCGTGCTCTTCGGCTGGGATAAGGCGCTGTATTCGATCATCTTCCAATTCGCCTCCACGCAGGTGGTCCATATGATCAACCCGCGCTATAAGCGCACCACGCTGTTCATCATTTCGGACAGGGCCGCGCAGGTATACGAAAACATCAAGGATACCACGCACCACGGCGCGACGCTGTTTCGCGGCACCGGTCTGTATAACGGTACCGAGCGGGATATGATCTATTCGGTCATTTCGGGCGATCAGGTTAAACGCATCACCAAACAAGTGCGCGAGATCGATCCGCATGCGTTCATCAATATTTTGAAAACCGATCAAGTCGCGGGCAATTTTTATCAGCGCCCGCACGACTGA